Proteins encoded by one window of Carcharodon carcharias isolate sCarCar2 chromosome 30, sCarCar2.pri, whole genome shotgun sequence:
- the znf653 gene encoding zinc finger protein 653, whose protein sequence is MESVAGGDSGAMPPPPPGDGEGGEAAKRGRGRPRLSDNDRLQRRLNSRKKYDNRRIYIGESYVLWAALRERYGWSDKRLALHLVQLEQGGRDKRHSKPGAEEQNSKINSSQKVKKQAISSLKTLMVWYEHHMQTCKQEPMLYELQQVCDCSVAIVWQCEAGHQHLQCLEPVRKNCHIPDAEPTAKDRVTVSSSEENRSQQHCPVEKKVRKDKRRTIRRKPGQSNELYMKCESDTSTCDESDSDQKFEEYFNVKLIDVDATGSVYEGGNKEGGVNAKVLSSAGKPSEETDKTGEGHGTEVGELASPCRAQSPCKSTAGEGTHLPLPSELPALNNISQTVEKDALSSLSANCPVTVQISTVQSSEITSITDSEFGQVPLDTAQPVNPTEYEEMTCTFSEQLSYVNPVGECYTIEGQNEATEWSEHPGVIGERTVIDGSALPATEPREAAQEMPHKPKRKKRGHIIDADGMFQLFHCPHEGCSQVYITLNSFQNHVNLVHRKGKTKVCSHPGCGKRFYLSNHLRRHMIIHSGVRDFICETCGKSFKRKNHLEVHRRMHTGETPLQCEICGYQCRQRASLNWHMKKHDTEIQYNFTCEYCGKKFEKMDSVKFHKLKSHPECQTM, encoded by the exons ATGGAGTCCGTTGCTGGGGGGGACTCGGGGGCAATGCCCCCGCCGCCACCCGGCGACGGGGAAGGGGGCGAGGCGGCCAAGCGGGGCCGCGGGCGGCCGAGGCTGAGCGACAACGACCGGCTGCAGCGGCGGCTCAACAGCCGCAAGAAGTACGACAACCGTCGCATCTACATCGGCGAGTCGTACGTGCTGTGGGCCGCCCTGCGGGAGCGCTACGGCTGGTCCGACAAGCGGCTGGCGCTGCACCTGGTGCAGCTGGAGCAGGGCGGCCGCGACAAGCGGCACAG CAAACCCGGAGCAGAGGAACAGAACTCGAAAATTAATTCCTCACAAAAAG TGAAGAAGCAAGCAATTAGCTCACTGAAGACTCTGATGGTATGGTATGAGCACCATATGCAGACGTGCAAACAGGAGCCTATGCTCTATGAACTGCAGCAGGTGTGTGACTGCTCAGTGGCCATAGTGTGGCAATGTGAAGCAGGGCACCAGCACCTGCAGTGTTTAGAACCTGTCCGGAAGAACTGCCACATCCCAGACGCTGAACCCACCGCCAAGGACAGAGTGACAGTCAGCAGTTCGGAGGAAAATCGGAGTCAACAGCACTGTCCTGTAGAGAAGAAAGTAAGGAAGGACAAGAGAAGGACAATCAGAAGGAAACCTGGGCAATCTAATGAATTGTACATGAAATGTGAATCCGACACCTCGACCTGTGATGAGTCTGACTCGGATCAGAAATTCGAGGAATATTTCAACGTGAAACTCATTGATGTTGATGCCACTGGGTCTGTTTATGAAGGCGGAAACAAAGAGGGTGGCGTGAATGCCAAAGTCTTGAGTTCAGCTGGTAAACCTTCCGAAGAGACAGACAAAACTGGGGAAGGACACGGGACTGAGGTTGGTGAGCTAGCGTCTCCATGTCGAGCCCAGTCACCATGCAAGAGCACCGCTGGTGAGGGCACCCATCTGCCATTGCCATCGGAGCTTCCCGCACTGAATAATATATCACAGACTGTCGAGAAGGATGCTTTGAGCTCCTTATCTGCCAACTGTCCTGTAACTGTGCAGATTTCCACAGTACAGAGTTCAGAGATCACCAGCATTACAGACTCAGAGTTTGGACAAGTGCCCTTGGACACTGCACAGCCAGTAAATCCCACTGAATACGAGGAAATGACTTGTACTTTTTCAGAACAATTGTCTTATGTGAATCCAGTGGGTGAATGTTATACCATTGAGGGGCAAAATGAAGCCACAGAGTGGAGCGAGCATCCAG GTGTGATAGGAGAGAGAACTGTCATTGATGGCTCTGCATTGCCTGCAACTGAACCAAGGGAAGCCGCACAGGAAATGCCACATAA ACCAAAGAGAAAAAAGCGGGGCCACATTATAGATGCCGACGGGATGTTTCAGCTGTTTCACTGTCCGCACGAAGGATGCAGCCAGGTGTACATCACACTGAACAGCTTCCAG AACCATGTCAACCTTGTGCACAGAAAAGGGAAAACGAAAGTCTGTTCTCATCCAGGCTGTGGAAAGAGGTTTTATTTATCCAATCATCTACGGAGACACATGATCATTCACTCAG GTGTGCGAGACTTTATCTGTGAGACATGTGGCAAGTCATTCAAAAGGAAGAACCACCTTGAAGTTCATCGAAGGATGCACACGGGGGAGACACCTCTCCA GTGTGAAATCTGTGGCTATCAGTGTCGACAGAGGGCGTCGCTGAACTGGCACATGAAGAAACACGACACGGAGATACAGTACAACTTCACCTGCGAGTACTGTGGCAAGAAGTTTGAAAAAATGGACAGTGTCAAATTTCACAAGTTAAAAAGCCACCCTGAGTGTCAAACCATGTGA